The genomic window GAACCCAACGCATGGATCAGAAGAGCCGGATTCGAATTCTCTGTGTCGACGACGAACAGGCCGTCCTGGATGGCCTGTCCCTCAACCTTCATCGTCGCTACGAGGTCGTCACGGCCACGAGCGGAGCGGCGGGACTCGAGATCCTGCAGCGCGATCCGTCGATTGCCGTCGTCACCTCCGACATGCGCATGCCCGGGATGGATGGAGCTGCGTTTCTCAGTCGGGCGCGAGCCGTGCTCCCGAACGCCGTGCGCGTGCTCCTGACAGGGCAGGCGGACATGAGCTCGGCCATCACGGCCGTGAACGAAGGGCAGATTTTCCGATTCCTCACGAAGCCCTGCCAGCCGAACGTCCTCGTCGCGACCGTCGACGCGGCGGCGGAGCAGCACCGGTTAATCAACGCCGAGCGCGTCCTTCTCGAGCAGACGCTTCACGGGAGCGTGAAGGCGCTGACGGATCTGTTGGCGATCGTGCATCCGGCTTCTTTCGGTCGGGCCGGGAGGGCGAAGCAGCGCGTGAGCACGATGGCGGATCATCTCGGTATCCAGGAGAACCGTTGGGAGCTCGAGGTCAGCGCCATGCTCTCGCAGATCGGGTGCATCATGCTCCCCCAGGAGGTGGTGGACAAGCTCTACCAGGGGCTCGTCCTCTCCGAGCGCGAGCACGAGATGGTCGAAAGGATTCCACAGGCGGCCGAGAAGATCGTTGCGGGCATCCCGCGGATGGAAGGGGTGCGGGCGATTCTCCGCTACCAGGATCGTCGCTTCAGCGGTGTCGGCTATTCGAAGGACGAGCCGCACCGGGAGCAGCTTCCGCTCGGATCGCGCCTGCTCAAGATCGCCCTCGACTACGACGCCCTCGAGGCGCGAGGGATTCCCCAGGAAGTCGCCTTCGATACGCTTCGCGGGCGGGAAGGTTGGTACGATCCTTCCTTGCTGGACGCCTTCGCGAAGTCTCACGGAAACGCGGGGAAGAATCTGGACGTCCGCGAGATCAAGCTCGCCGCGCTCTCTCCGGGAATGGTTCTGGCCGAGGACATCAGGACGCAGGCCGGCGGCCTTCTCGTGGCGCGCGGCCACGAGATCACCGAGGGCCTTATCGAACGGATCCGGAATTTCGGCTCGGCGCAGGGAGTGTGCGAGCCGATTCGGGTCATTCTTGCGAAATCGGTCCGAGCCCAGTCGGAGCCCCTGGTTGCCGTCTCGTGACGATTTCATCGTGCCGCATCCAGCGAGGGTTCGGTGGAGCTTCCGCCGGCGAGAGGAGTAGACTCTCGGAAGATGCGCGCGGCCGGTCGCGGTTCGACGGTGGAGGTGGACAAGTTGAAGCTCGAACAGTCGCGATGGATTGACGGGGACGGCTGGGACTCGGAGCTCGGCGAGATTCTCGGTGATTCCGCTCAACTCGTTCTGCTCTTCGGGAGCCGTGCGGCTCTCGCCGGAGACGGCCGCATGGAGCAGATTCGCGAGAGCTACCCGCGCGCCCACCTCCTCGGCTGCTCCACCGCCGGCGAGATCCGTGGGACGCAGGTTTCCGACGACTCGCTGGTCGCGACGGCGGTCGCCTTCGAGAGGACGCGACTCGCGGGGTCGCGAGTCGCCATCGAGGATGCGAGCGACAGCCGGCGCGCGGGCGAGACGCTCGGCAGAGCGCTGGATCCCGACGGGCTCGTGCACGTTTTCGTGCTGTCCGACGGCGTCCGTGTCAACGGCAGCGAGCTCGTGCGCGGACTCACCGAGACACTTCCGGCGGGAGTGACGATCACGGGCGGCCTCTCGGGGGACGGCTCGCGATTCGAGCGCACTCTCGTCGTCTGGGATGGGCCGGCTGCGCCCAACACCATTGCCGCACTGGGATTCTATGGCGACAGCATCAGGGTCGGGTTCGCCTCCCTCGGCGGTTGGGATTCCTTCGGCCCGGAGCGGCGTGTGACTCGGTCGAGCGGCAACGTGCTGTTCGAGCTGGACGGCCGATCCGCGCTGGAGCTCTACAAGAAATACCTCGGCGAGCACGCGAGCGGGTTGCCGGCGACCGGCCTCCTGTTTCCACTGAGCGTCCGGACGGCAGCGGGGGACCCAGGAGTCGTGCGGACGATTCTCTCGGTGAGCGAATCCGAGCAGAGCCTGACATTTGCCGGGGACGTTCCGGAAGGATCTTTCGCCCGGCTGATGAAGGCCAACTTCGATCGGCTCGTCGACGGGGCCATGGGCGCCGCGCGCAACTGCCTGGGTACGGACGGCCCCCGGCCTGTCGATCTCGCCATTCTCATCAGCTGCGTCGGCCGGAAGCTCATCCTGAAGCAGCGGGTCGAGGAGGAGGTCGAGGGAGTTCGGGAGGTGCTGGGTGCGAGCACCGTTCTCACCGGCTTCTACTCCTACGGCGAGATTTCACCGTTCACACCGAACGCCCGTTGCGAGTTGCACAACCAGACGATGACCATCACCACGCTGTCGGAATCGTGAGTCGCGGCATGCACAGCCTCCTGAGGCGCCAGCTCAAGCGCTTCTTCGGGGCCGAGGGCCCTGTCCCGCCGGCTCTCGTGAATTTCGTGAGCGCCGTCGATGACGCGTACCGAGCCTTCGACGACGATCGCTTGATGGTCGAACGGTCGCTGGATCTCTCTTCGACCGAGCTCCTGCAGGCCAACTCGGAAATGAGCGCCATATTCAGCGCGTTTCCCGATCTGTTCTTCAGGCTCGATCGCGATGGACGAATCGTCGAGGTGAGAGGCGTCGGCGCAGATCTCTGTCTTGAGCCGCGGGATTTCGTGGGTCGACGATTCCAGGACGTTCCGCTCCCCGCGGTGGCCCGGCAGCTCGAGAGCGCGGTCACGCAGGTCCGTCGGACCGAGTCGCTCGTCGGCATCGAATACCCAATGACCGTTCGAGGTCGTGAGGACTTCTTCGAAGCGAGGCTCATGCCGCTCCTCGACGGGCACATCGGCGCCCTCGTTCGCAACATCACCGAACGCGTACGTGTCGAGCGGGAGCTGGCGGAGCAGAAGGCGTTTCTCAGGCAGGTGATCGACCTTGCCCCCAGCTTCATATTCGCCAAGGACCGCCAGGGGCGATTCACGCTGGTGAACAGGGCCGTGGCGGAGGCGTACGGCACGACCACCGACGAGCTTCTGGGCAAGACGGACGCCGACTTCAACGCCAACCCCGAGGAGGTCGAGCACTTCCGCCGCGACGATCTGGAGGTGATGGACACCGGAAATGAAAAGACGATTCTCGAGGAGGAAATCACCGACGCGGCTGGGAAGACCCGGCTGCTGCAGACAGTCAAGCGTCCGATGGTGTCCTCGGACGGGCGGATCGACCAGGTGCTCGGTGTGGCGACGGACATCACCGCACGCAAGAAGCTCGAGGAGCAGCTCCTCCAGTCCCAGAAGATGGAGGCGATCGGCGTGCTGGCCGGGGGCGTGGCCCACGACTTCAACAACCTGCTGAACGTCATCACCGGGTACACGGACATGGCCGAGCGCGCCCTCGAAACGGGGCATGCGGCGCGGGAACATCTCGAGCGCGTGACGGCGGCGGCTCTGCGGGCGGCCGACTTGACGCGGAAGCTCCTGGCCGTGTCGCGGCGCCAGGTTCTACAGGTCAAGTCGTTCGATCTCGGGACGGTCGTCGGCGACTTCTCGAGAATGCTCAGCCGAATCGTCGGGGAGGACGTCGAGGTGGAGCTTCACCACGTTGGGGGTTCACTCACCGTCCGCGCGGACCCGGGCCAGCTCGAGCAGGTTCTGCTCAATCTTTGCACGAACGCGCGTCAGGCGATGCTGACCGGGGGCCGGCTCACCGTGACGACACGTGCCGTCTCCCTGAGTGAGAGAGACGTCGCCGGGCACGAGTGGGCGAAACCGGGAGACTACGCGGCGCTCGAGGTCACGGACTCCGGAGCCGGCATGGACGAACAGACCATGGAGCGGATCTTCGAGCCCTTCTACACGACCAAAGCGGAAGGATCCGGCCTGGGGCTCGCGACGGTGTACGGCATCGTCCGGCAGCACGACGGTTTTCTCCGCGTCGAGAGCGAGCCGGGCCGCGGGACGACGTTTCACGTTTTCCTCCCGCTCGAGTGCGCTGCGCGGATCGACGCCGAGACGATCCGTCCTGCGGCCGTCGCCCGCCCGGCCGGGGGCGGCGAGACCATTCTGGTTGCTGAAGACGAACCGATGCTGAGAGATCTGCTGCGCGCGGTGTTCGAAAAACTGGGGTATGACGTCGTCACCGCGGAGAACGGTCTCGAGGCGGTGAATGCCTTCAAGGCCCGCGAGGGCCGCGTCGATCTCGTCGTCATCGACGCGGTCATGCCGCGCATGTCCGGTCCGGACGCGCTTCGTGAGATGCGTGCGTGTCGTCCGGGTCTCAGAGGCGTCATCGTGAGCGGTTACGCACCGGAATCGGAGGCCCTGACCGAGCTTCTCGCCGCCGGCGTCGCCTTCGTCGCGAAGCCGTTTCTCGCCGACGAACTCGCTAGAACCGTCCGCGAGCTGCTCGACGCTCAGCGCGCGGTGAGCGCCCCCTCCCCGGAGAAATGTCGTGCGGCGAGAGAGCGCGGAGCGTGCGGCGCGATAACCGTGGAGTGAACGGGCGGCACGCTTGAGACTCCCCCCTACCTCCCGCGGCGCCTCGCCGAGGCGGAGGAGCCGCCGGTCCCCTGCGGGAGGGAGTACTTCTCGAGGATCGCCTGCATCCTCCCGGCGCGGTCGAACCCCTTCGACGGGCGGCTCGATCCCCCCGATCCGGACGACCCGTGCGAGCGCCCCCCCGACGACTTCGCGCGCGCGGACCCGGATCCGCCGCCGCCCGTGGGGCGCGGCCCTTTCGATCCCCGCGCGCCCTTCTGGGCCCGGTGCGCGGCGATCCGATCGCGCACGGGGATCTCGAGACGCTCGCCGGACTTCACGGAGTAGTCGAACTCGGGGACGGTCACGCGCGGCAGGCTCTTGCCGAGCACGCGCTCGATCTGCCTCAGGTCGGCCTCCTCGTCGGGGGCCACGAAGGTGAAGGCGTCGCCCGTCGCCTCGGCGCGGGCCGTCCGGCCGACGCGGTGCACGTACGAGTCCGGATCGGCGGGGACGTCGAAGTTGATGACGTGGCCGAGCTCCTCGACGTCGATGCCGCGCGCGACGATGTCGGTCGCGACGAGGATCCGGTGCTTCCCGGCCTTGAAGCCGGCGAGGGCCGCGGTGCGCTGGGACTGGCTCCGGTTCCCGTGGATCCTCCCCGTGGAGACCCCCTGCTTCTCGAGGAAATCGGCGAGCCGGTTCGCGCGGTGCTTCGTGCGCGTGAAGACGATGGCGTCCTCGATGATGTCGCGTTTCAGGAGATCGACCAGGAGCGCCGCTTTCCGCTCGCGCGGCACCAGGTAGACGGCCTGCGTGATCCCGACGGCGGGGGCCGCGACCCTCGCGAGGTTCACCGTGACCGGGTTGTGGAGCATCTCGCGCGACAGCTCGACGATCTTCTGCGGCAGGGTCGCGCTGAAGAAGAGGGTCTGTCGCTTCGCCGGGATCACCCTCAGTATTCTGCGGACGTCCGGGAGGAAGCCCATGTCGAGCATCCGGTCGGCCTCGTCGAGGACCAGGATCTCGAGGCCGTCGAGCCGCGCGTAGGGGCGGCCGAGGTGATCGAGCAGGCGCCCGGGGGTCGCGACGATGACGTCGGTGCCGCTCCTGAAGGCGTGCTCCTGGGGCCCCATGCCGACGCCGCCGAAGACGCTCGCCCCCGTGACGGGGGTGTGGACGGCCAGCTCCTCCAGGTGGGCGTGGATCTGCGCCGCCAGCTCGCGCGTCGGCGTGAGGATCAGCGCGCGCGTCACGCGGCGCGGCTTCTTCATCAGGTGGTGGAGGATGGGCAGGACGAATGCGGCCGTCTTCCCGCTGCCCGTGGTGGCGCAGGCGAGGATGTCGCGGTGCAGCATCGCGGGGGGGATCGCCTGTTCCTGGATCGGCGTCGGCCTCGTGAATCCGAGGTCCTTGATCCCGCGCAGGAGATCCGGGTGAAGCTCAGAGCTGGAGAACGGCATGCAATCGTCCTTTCTGGAGGCCGGGCGTCAACCTTCCTTCTCGAACACCTCGGGAGGGATCGGCGACGTCGGCACGAGGAAATCCTCGGGATTCATGGGCTGTCCGAGCGGAAACGGGAGGAGAGTCAGTCGCAGCGTCACGTCGTGGCCGGACTCGAGGAGAATCGGGCCCAGGCTCCACGTGACGTGCCCGAGAGCGCGCGCGGTGATCTGGAAGTATCCCCCCCGCACGTGGACGAGGCGCAGGCGCCCTTCGGCGTCGGTCCGGGCGCGCAGAAGCGGCGCCTCGATCCCTATCGGTCGCAACGAGACCCAGGCCTCGGAGATGGGCTTCCCCTCGGTGGTCGCGAGCGAGCCCGCGATGTCGATCGATTCGGGAGGCTTGCCGTCCTCGGGTGGGGGAAGCGCGGGGACGTGCGGCGGAGGCGAGCCGGCCGGCTCTGTCACGAAGTCGACGAGATTCCGGAAGAGCGGGCGCACGTTGACGCGCTCCTTCCGGAGCACGGTCCCTGAGGGGTCCATGACGAGGATCGCGTACGAGCCCGTCTTCAAGCTCTTCAGCGCGTACCGGCCGTCCTCCGCCGTGCTGGTGCCGTAGACCTCTCCGCCGGCCTCGGGGACGAGCGCGACGGAGGCGCCGGGCACGAACTTCCGCGCCGCGGACAGCACGGTCCCGCTGACCTGGCCCGACGTGTCGGGGGCCTTCGTTTCTTCAGTGGCGCCGGCGGCGCCGGGGGCGACCGCGATCAGCCCGGCCGCGACGGCGGCGAAGGTCATGTGGGTGATTTTCACGCGCCCATTGTAGTCGCGGGCCGGGGTCGTTGCTCCTTCCGTCCGTCGCGGATAGATTCGGCGCGTGAGAGCCGCGCTGCTGACCACCCTCGGCCGTCCCCTGGAGCTCGCCGAAGTTTCGCCCCCGAAGCCCGCCTCCGACGAGATTCTCGTCGAGGTCGAGGCGTGCGGTGTCTGCCACTCCGACCTCCACCTCGCGGCGGGTGACTGGCCCGACTGCGCGGCGCGCATGGCCTTCCCCGCGACGCTCGGCCACGAGGCGGTGGGGCGCGTCGTCGAGAGGGGATCGCGCGCGGCCGACATCGCCATCGGCACGCGGGTCGGCGTCGGATGGCTCCGCTCCGTGTGCGGAAGGTGCGAGCACTGCCTCGCGGGGGCCGAGAACGTGTGCCTCGCGCGCACCGTCACCGGCATCGAGGGGCCGGGGGGGTTCGCCGCGCTGATCCCCGTGCTGGCGTCACAGGCCGTCGCGATCCCGGAGGGGCTCCCGTCGCACGAGGCGGCTCCGCTCTTCTGCGCCGGGCTCACCGTGTACCACGCGGCGCGCCTCGCCGGAATCTCCGCCGGCCAGCGCGTCGCGGTCTTCGGTGTGGGGGGCCTCGGCCATCTCGCGATCCAGATCGCGCGCGTGGCGGGGGCCGACGTCGTCGCCGTCGACGTCCATCCCTCGAAGCTCGATCTGGCGAGGAAGGTGGGCGCCTCGGCCGCCCTCGACGCCCGCGACGCGGCGTCGGTCGAGGCGCTGAAGGCAGCAGGGGGCCCGCACGTCGCCCTCGTCACCGCCCCGTCGGCCGAGGCGTACCGCCTCGCGACGCGCGTCCTGCGCCGCCGGGGGACGCTCGCGGTCGTGGGCCTCCCGAAGGAGGACCTGACATTCTTCGCCGACGACC from Acidobacteriota bacterium includes these protein-coding regions:
- a CDS encoding FIST C-terminal domain-containing protein; amino-acid sequence: MKLEQSRWIDGDGWDSELGEILGDSAQLVLLFGSRAALAGDGRMEQIRESYPRAHLLGCSTAGEIRGTQVSDDSLVATAVAFERTRLAGSRVAIEDASDSRRAGETLGRALDPDGLVHVFVLSDGVRVNGSELVRGLTETLPAGVTITGGLSGDGSRFERTLVVWDGPAAPNTIAALGFYGDSIRVGFASLGGWDSFGPERRVTRSSGNVLFELDGRSALELYKKYLGEHASGLPATGLLFPLSVRTAAGDPGVVRTILSVSESEQSLTFAGDVPEGSFARLMKANFDRLVDGAMGAARNCLGTDGPRPVDLAILISCVGRKLILKQRVEEEVEGVREVLGASTVLTGFYSYGEISPFTPNARCELHNQTMTITTLSES
- a CDS encoding PAS domain-containing protein; this encodes MHSLLRRQLKRFFGAEGPVPPALVNFVSAVDDAYRAFDDDRLMVERSLDLSSTELLQANSEMSAIFSAFPDLFFRLDRDGRIVEVRGVGADLCLEPRDFVGRRFQDVPLPAVARQLESAVTQVRRTESLVGIEYPMTVRGREDFFEARLMPLLDGHIGALVRNITERVRVERELAEQKAFLRQVIDLAPSFIFAKDRQGRFTLVNRAVAEAYGTTTDELLGKTDADFNANPEEVEHFRRDDLEVMDTGNEKTILEEEITDAAGKTRLLQTVKRPMVSSDGRIDQVLGVATDITARKKLEEQLLQSQKMEAIGVLAGGVAHDFNNLLNVITGYTDMAERALETGHAAREHLERVTAAALRAADLTRKLLAVSRRQVLQVKSFDLGTVVGDFSRMLSRIVGEDVEVELHHVGGSLTVRADPGQLEQVLLNLCTNARQAMLTGGRLTVTTRAVSLSERDVAGHEWAKPGDYAALEVTDSGAGMDEQTMERIFEPFYTTKAEGSGLGLATVYGIVRQHDGFLRVESEPGRGTTFHVFLPLECAARIDAETIRPAAVARPAGGGETILVAEDEPMLRDLLRAVFEKLGYDVVTAENGLEAVNAFKAREGRVDLVVIDAVMPRMSGPDALREMRACRPGLRGVIVSGYAPESEALTELLAAGVAFVAKPFLADELARTVRELLDAQRAVSAPSPEKCRAARERGACGAITVE
- a CDS encoding carboxypeptidase regulatory-like domain-containing protein gives rise to the protein MKITHMTFAAVAAGLIAVAPGAAGATEETKAPDTSGQVSGTVLSAARKFVPGASVALVPEAGGEVYGTSTAEDGRYALKSLKTGSYAILVMDPSGTVLRKERVNVRPLFRNLVDFVTEPAGSPPPHVPALPPPEDGKPPESIDIAGSLATTEGKPISEAWVSLRPIGIEAPLLRARTDAEGRLRLVHVRGGYFQITARALGHVTWSLGPILLESGHDVTLRLTLLPFPLGQPMNPEDFLVPTSPIPPEVFEKEG
- a CDS encoding DEAD/DEAH box helicase, whose amino-acid sequence is MPFSSSELHPDLLRGIKDLGFTRPTPIQEQAIPPAMLHRDILACATTGSGKTAAFVLPILHHLMKKPRRVTRALILTPTRELAAQIHAHLEELAVHTPVTGASVFGGVGMGPQEHAFRSGTDVIVATPGRLLDHLGRPYARLDGLEILVLDEADRMLDMGFLPDVRRILRVIPAKRQTLFFSATLPQKIVELSREMLHNPVTVNLARVAAPAVGITQAVYLVPRERKAALLVDLLKRDIIEDAIVFTRTKHRANRLADFLEKQGVSTGRIHGNRSQSQRTAALAGFKAGKHRILVATDIVARGIDVEELGHVINFDVPADPDSYVHRVGRTARAEATGDAFTFVAPDEEADLRQIERVLGKSLPRVTVPEFDYSVKSGERLEIPVRDRIAAHRAQKGARGSKGPRPTGGGGSGSARAKSSGGRSHGSSGSGGSSRPSKGFDRAGRMQAILEKYSLPQGTGGSSASARRRGR
- a CDS encoding response regulator, coding for MDQKSRIRILCVDDEQAVLDGLSLNLHRRYEVVTATSGAAGLEILQRDPSIAVVTSDMRMPGMDGAAFLSRARAVLPNAVRVLLTGQADMSSAITAVNEGQIFRFLTKPCQPNVLVATVDAAAEQHRLINAERVLLEQTLHGSVKALTDLLAIVHPASFGRAGRAKQRVSTMADHLGIQENRWELEVSAMLSQIGCIMLPQEVVDKLYQGLVLSEREHEMVERIPQAAEKIVAGIPRMEGVRAILRYQDRRFSGVGYSKDEPHREQLPLGSRLLKIALDYDALEARGIPQEVAFDTLRGREGWYDPSLLDAFAKSHGNAGKNLDVREIKLAALSPGMVLAEDIRTQAGGLLVARGHEITEGLIERIRNFGSAQGVCEPIRVILAKSVRAQSEPLVAVS
- a CDS encoding zinc-dependent alcohol dehydrogenase, whose amino-acid sequence is MRAALLTTLGRPLELAEVSPPKPASDEILVEVEACGVCHSDLHLAAGDWPDCAARMAFPATLGHEAVGRVVERGSRAADIAIGTRVGVGWLRSVCGRCEHCLAGAENVCLARTVTGIEGPGGFAALIPVLASQAVAIPEGLPSHEAAPLFCAGLTVYHAARLAGISAGQRVAVFGVGGLGHLAIQIARVAGADVVAVDVHPSKLDLARKVGASAALDARDAASVEALKAAGGPHVALVTAPSAEAYRLATRVLRRRGTLAVVGLPKEDLTFFADDLAVGEFRIVGSAVGTRQETRELLALAASGRIRCETEVLPLDGVNDVFDRMRRGEIAGRAVLRMGR